A segment of the Sulfoacidibacillus ferrooxidans genome:
CGAATTTGCTGTTGTTGCTGAGGAGGAAATACATCTATCATTCGATCTATTGATTGTGGCGCATCGGATGTATGTAGAGTAGCAAATACTAAGTGCCCCGTCTCTGCTGCCGTAATTGCAGTGGCTATCGTTTCGAGATCGCGCATCTCTCCAACAAGCAAAACGTCTGGATCTTGCCGCAATGCAGCACGTAACCCTTTTGCAAAAGACATCGTATCAACGCCCACTTCACGTTGATCAATTACTGAATGCCCATGGCGATGCAAATACTCAATTGGATCCTCAAGAGTAATAATATGTCGTTGTTGTGTTTGATTAATATAATTAATAAGTGCAGCAAGCGTCGTCGTCTTGCCACTACCAGTCGGACCCGTAACAAGAACCAATCCCTGTTGACGATCAGCAAAAGTACGCACCATGCTTGGTAAGCCTAGTCGATCAAACGCTGGTATGATGGTTGGTACCATACGTACAGCGAGACTATAACAACCACGTTGCCGATAGGCATTCATACGAAACCGCGACACTCCAGGAAGACTATAGGAAAAATCAATTTCTCCATGCAATAAAAGTTGTGTCCACTGATCAGAAGATAATAGCTCACGTAGCATTGCTTCGGTATCTTGTGCTGAAAACGCCATTTCTTTACTAATACGCAAATCTCCCGTAATACGAAATACTGGAGGTGATCCGACTGTTACATGTAAATCGGATGCCTCATTTTTCACAGCGGCCTCTAATAATTCGATGATTCGGCTCACATTTTATACCCCTTCGCAATTTTTGTGATACATTCTAATATGAATCTATCGCAATGCGACACGTAATACCTCTGCAATAGTTGTAAGTCCACTTGCCGCTTTTCCTAATCCATCTTGCAGTAATGTCTGAAACCCTCGCTCTTTTACATGAATGCGCATGTTTTCTTCATCACCATGAACGATCAAACTTCTCAACATGTCGTCCACTTCAAGAACCTCATAAATGGCAATACGCCCATAATAACCTGTCCTACCACAAGCTGCACACCCTTTTCCACAAACAAAATTTCCTGTTTCTATATTACATCGAGTTAAAACAGCCTGTTCAAACTCAGTAGGCAGACATTCTTCCTTACACTCAGAGCAAACACGACGCACCAAACGTTGTGCAATGATTCCAGTTAACGAGGATGCAACAAGAAACGGTTCAATCCCCATGTCAATGAATCGTGCAACAGTTGACACCGCATCATTGGTGTGAAGCGTAGACAATACAAGATGGCCAGTTAGTGCCGCGCGAATGGAAATTTCAGCCGTCTCCGAATCGCGAATCTCACCTACCATGACAACATCTGGGTCTTGCCTTAAAATAGCACGTAACCCACGAGCAAATGAAAGACCAGTCGCCGTATTGACAGCCACTTGATTAACCCCGTTAAGTTGATATTCAATTGGATCTTCAATTGTAATGACATTAACTTCAGGTAATGCACGTTCCAACAAACCTGCATAAAGAGTGGACGTCTTGCCACTTCCAGTAGGCCCTGTAATCAGCACAAGTCCATTTGCCGAAGATAACATGCGACGATAAGCAGTTAGATACTGTTCGCTAAAACCAAGATCCTCAATTTTTTGCAACCCTGATGATAAATCCAAAATGCGTAATACACATTTTTCACCATGTAGAGTAGGTAAAACTGATACACGTATGTCCACTTCACGAGAACCTAACTGAATCCGAAATCGTCCATCTTGCGGTAAGCGATGTTCTGCAATATTCATGTTCGCCATCACTTTGATGCGCGAGGTAACTATTTGTTGCATTTGTTTCGGTAGCACTTGCTCCTGGCGAAGCGTACCGTCAATACGAAAACGAATAGAAAGCCCATCTTGCATCGGATCAAAATGAATATCACTCACGCGCATTTTTGTGGCTTGACTTAATAATTGATTGACAAGCCGTACAACAGGAGAGTCCTCATCAACAAGTTCCGCATCAGTCGCAACATCGATTGTAGTAGTCAACTGTGCTTGTGCGAGTGACCCTTTCATCCCATAGAGTCGTTCAATATATGAACGCAATTCATCTTTTGCGGCAATTGCCGGTTCAATTTGAAATCCAGTAGACATGCGCAAATCATCAATTGCATAGTAATCAAGCGGATCTGCCATCGCCACAAGTAATTTATTACGTTCCTTGCGTAGTGGTAAAACTAGATATTTAATTGCTATCGACTCAGGAATGAGTGTATATGAAGATGCATCTATTTTTTCACGAGCTAATATCACATGTGGAATGCCTAATTGAAACTCAAGAACCTCAATGAGCTGTTTTTCAGTTATGAATCCACATCCAATCAATACATCTCCCAAACGTTCCTTCGTCACTTTTTGTTGTTTTAACGCTTCTGCTAACTGTTCCTTGCTAATTAATCCAGATTCAAATAACAGGTCACCTAATCGTTTACGCGCCAAGATCATTCGACTCCATTTCGTCCCATCTTGATATTTTCGTATTCGACATCATTCGGAAAAACCCCTTTATAAGTACTAGATCAGCTTTCTACCCATTCATTTCACCTGTTTTGTAAAATAACTGGATTAGTTTCAATCATTTTAATGTGGATTTTTTTATCATTTATATAAATATGTTCTGTAACCATGGTTTCTAAAGTGACTGAATAACCATGGTCCATACCTTCAGATGTTAGCAGTCCTTTGATATCCATGTTCTTCTCACCTATAAAATTGACACGTATTCTGGTAAGAGTACAGTTCCATTTTCCCTGTATACGAGAGATTACCAATGGTGAAGACCGATCCTCCGCACTTGAATGTAAATAGACAATCAAATTATTAAAAAGGTCAGCATACTCACCATGATTTAATTCATGAAAGATATATCGTAATTGATACTCACCATCCGCTATTCCAGCGCGTGCGTTATACAAAGCTTGTGTTTGGTCATGTGCAGAACGAAAAGAATTTTGCGAATCTAAGCTGATTATTAACACGGTGCTAATAAGAATGGATAAAATTGCAGAAAATAAAAGCACGCTAATTAATGCAGATCCCTCTTCTTTTCTTAAGAACATATCATTTTTAATCATCAGGCACCATCCCCACCTCCCTAAATCAAAACCACGATGTTAATCCGCTCCATATGCTGGTAAATAAATTATTAGATAATATAAAAAATTTCCGAAATTGACTCCGTAATATATTCCCTTGTCCTTGTCCTTGTCCTTGTCCTTGTCCTTGTCCTTGTCCTTGTCCTTGTCCTTGTCCTTGTCCTTGTCCTTGTCCTTGTCCTTGTCCTTGTCCTTGTCCTTGTCCTTGTCCTTGTCCTTGTCCTTTATTACTTTGGCTGACATGAGAAACGGAGAATGTTTCACTAACACTCTGCAATTGGGATCCTTGTGCAATGGTCAATTCAAATTCCGTTGGCGATATGTAATGAAAAGAAACAGGAAAGTTACTAGTATATAAGTCAAATGTAACTTGTTTACCATCTGTTATATTGGATAGTAACACAAAATTATAAGTTCCATGATCATATTCACAACAAAGAGTATCAGCGTTTGACTGATTAAATGCTAACGGTATAAAAGGAGGATAAGACCAACTTGCATTTTGATTATCTAATCCCTTATTCATTATAAAAAGCGCCGAAGTAGAGCTTTCAATCTGAACACTTTTTGTATCTTGCGAAAGTTGTTGCATCATCGTCGTTAACGTTGATTCATCTTGATTGATACTGGATTGACCCGTAACTGTTGAAAACCATATAGCTACATCAGATGTTACATAGAATAAGGCGCTTAGCACAAGGACACTGATAGAAAGCGCTAGCAAAAGTTCAACTAACGTCATTCCCTTTTCTGATTTCACCATTTGTTTTCTAGATACCCTTATAAAAAATGCATACAATAGAGTCCTTTGTATTTTAACGTTTTTCATCACTCCCCTCCTTCTACACGCCCATTCCCTTGCAGTGTATTAACTTAGCCGTTCTTCCGATTCATCCATCGCAAAGACATTGGAGTTATTTTTGGATGTACTCATCAAGACTTACCTGATAATCTAATTTCCACGAAACGCATATTCTATAGGGTGCAAGCAGTGGATCATCCCATATTGGGGATCCACTTTTAATGTTCCACGTGTAAGTTATCCCTCTAATACTTATTGTTCTGTCTGATAATGATTGCGACAAAACCCCAACCTTTCCATCACGCAACTCAATTCCCACCTTGCGAGCAAGAGCTAATGCTTGTACACGCTGTGCATTATAGGAAACAGATTGTAATGATTGAATAGCAAAACCAAGAAACCCTATTGCAAGAATGCTAAGAATGGAAATTGCCACAAGGATTTCAACAAGTGTCAACCCCACATCACTGCACATATCATAAAGTCTATCTTCCCTTATTATACGACTTAGATCTCTTACATTGTGCATCTACATCTCACCATCCCTGCAGTAAAACTACTCGATCCCCGTACGATAATACACGTCACAATTGATCGTTGCTACAATAGATTGTGAAGACTGCGTTATATTGGGTATATTAATTTCAGTTACAGATGTTGGGCGATTCTCATGCTCTAGATCCTTAATAAATTGCAGTAGATGATGGCGTGTCCCATTCACAGTCAACTGAAGCGGCAAACTTTGAATAGGCACATCATTTTGACCTGTATTCGCCGAGGAGGCAGAAAAAAAACGATCCAAGGCAGACTGCAAGGCACTTGGGACATTGCTTGTATAAGGGGACGAACTATCACTGCTAAAATCAAAAGCAGTAATTGTGATGCCCGTATTCTGAGCAATGTTGTTTATTGTAATCAAAACACCTGGGATATCAGAAAATGTTGGCAATGCATCAATCTTACGCTCGTCCTGATTAACTCCATGAAACTCCATTCGGTGTAACATGTCCGACATCGTTTGCAGCTGATTATTGGCCTGAAAAAGTAAATTTTGTTTCTGCTGTAGTTCAATAGTTGCAGGTCCATTTAGTTCTGAAAATATAAAAACGATCAAAAGAACAATAAGCCATGCTGTCAACTCTTTTTTATAGCTAAATAAAATTCCCCATATATACACAAAATTAAATTTCACATCCCCTCCTCCTAACCCTTTGCTACCATCATTTTTAACTGCTGTTCATCCACTTGCATAGATAGTGCTATTTGAATTGGTGGAATTGGGTTAGATCGAATCGTCACTTGCGTGTCGCTCCCTATTTGACTATTTTGCATAGATGATATAGTTAGAGAAGCCTGTCCAGGATGATTTAGTACAGAGTTCGAAGCGGCCCCAAAATTGGTTTCATTATTTTGCGATTGATATTCACTCAAAGGAGAAGATATATTAGCGTTCTTACCTGATGTTCCCGCAACAAGAGCATGTTGTATGGCTGTTTGAATAGATTGGCTGTTCAAGTTCCCCATATTAATAGTATGACCCTGTGCATGTGATGTCAGCTGGCTACTGATAGTATCCGTTACACTACTTACCTGCACCTGAACAAAAGCTGGATCATCATATAGCGCAGTTAATAGCGTTGCTGCTTGCTGATAAGAATTGAGATAAACAGTCGTGGAAAGTGTATCATTTGAATAAGTAATGGCTCCAAGTATTCCGGATTTCGGCAATTTCCCTTGTAACTCTTCTATTGCCTCTTCGGGTATAGGTAAAGAATCATCAAGTTTTGTAACCAACTGTATCAATGCATCAAAAGACTGCTTTTTTTGCTCTGTTGCCACATGTTGCTCGAGCGGATGTATCATGCTTTGTGTTGCCTCATACTCCTTTACAGTCACTGCTGTGGTAGATATCGTTTGATCATAAGAAAGTCCAGATTCTAACGCCCATAACAACAAACAAGCCAATACACCCCAAAAAACAAACACGCGTCTTCGCACGGCAGGTGGCGAAGGGGGCAATAAATTAATGCGCATTACAAAGCCTCCGATAAGGCAAGACCTATAGCTGTCGCACCACGATGTAATACCATATCTAGTTCATTGTCCTCTTGCCGCATACCATCTACTATACATGTATCGCCAATCACGAGCGGTGGTGTCACTGTGTGAACAGTCTGTTCTAGGCGGCTTTGTAATGCCAGTATAATTTCTTCTTTATATACCGTGTTACCAAAAACATAGAGGTTTTCAATACGAAAATCAGTGGCTAGCACATTATAATGAACAAAATTAAATGACCGTTCTACTTCATGGCTAAGATCTGATGCATACCCCAACAGTTGCTGTTCTTCCCATGGAGTATCTAATTGTAGTCCGTAATCAGATGGCAACATCCTCACCTGTCGCAAAAACACAAGGTCATTTTCATCAAAAACACCTAGTTCTACACCATACGTGCGCAACATAAAAATCGCATAAATCCCGGTTCGAACAGCGTCCATACTCAGCATGCGTTGTGCTGCGAGTAAAACCGGTTCCATTCGGATAGGTCGCAACCCGCATGAACGCACTATATCACTGATATGCATCACTTCATCTTTTGGTAAAGCCATCACAATGACATCCTGCTCCCCATCATTTCGTATCATGACATGATCATGAGCAGAAAGAGCATAGTCATAGACAGGATCATCAAATGGAAGTTGCATCGAATATTTTAGTTCCGTATGAATAGCCATCTTTAAAGATTGTTTAGGCATGGATGGTAGCGACAAATGGCGCAATAGTAAGTGATCGGAGGGAGCAGATAATACCACCTTTCTCCCACGCCATTTGTTATCTTTTACAATTTGCAAAAGCGACTTTCTTAGCATCTCTGCTTGTCCATCATCAAGCCAAAAACCCCCTTGTTGCAAATAACGACACACCACACGTTTGGCATGATAGTCTTGAAATGCCCCACTGGAACGTGACTTTAATTCTGATAGTACAAGGACATTACCATCGAAATCGAGCCCCAGTGCACCCGATTGCCAACTCTTCATGTGAAGAAATGACATGTTCGTACCATCCTTTCATTTCTATAATCCATATAAATCATTCACTAATAACATCTAATGTAGAATAATGAGTTTCATATACCAGGTGATGAACGGTGTACCATAGAGATGTACGACAATTGCCGATAACCCGATAAATGGTCCAAACGGAATAACTGCTCTCTTTTGTAAGCGACCCATTATCATGAACAATACACCCATTAGCGCTCCTAGAAGTGAGGCGAGAACAAGGGTGAAGATAGTTTGCGAAAAACCTACATAGAATCCAACAAATAAAAATAACTTCGCATCGCCAAATCCCATTCCGCCCTTACTAAAGATAATAATTGCATAAATTAGTAAAAAACCAATGAGGGCACCACTTATGTAAGAGAAAAAACCAAGTGGATGAATAAAGAAACGAGCGAGTAAAAGTGCGAGGGTACTTGGCATGACGATGATATTAGGCAAACGATATGATTCATAGTCAATGATCGATAACACAATAAATACACTGCTTGCAAAAATTGATATAAAAAACTCCGGAACTAAGCCCATTTGCATCCAAGTAATGCAAAATAATATACCTGTCATAACTTCTACGATAGGGTAGAAAATCGACACATGCGTACCACACCTGCGACATCTGCCTTTTTGCAAAAACCATGATAGTACTGGGATGAGTTCAAAGGGAGTGAGTTTATGCCCACACGTCAAGCAATGTGAAGGGGGAGTGACTATCGACTCCCCTCTTGGCACACGTGTTCCAACGACTCCAAAAAAAGATCCAAAGATCAAGCCGTATAAGCCCATAATCCCTGCAATGAAGATATTAATCTGTTATACAACTCCTAAACGGTCTAAAAACACCTGACTCCAGCAACTTAGACGATGATACAATTAGATCAAGTCAATCCTCGATCATGAACTTTATTGTGCACTACCCTGCCAGTTAATTGGAGATATGTTTGTAGGCAAGTAATAATTACTAGTAGTAGGCGTTTGTCCTATTGACACTGTTCCTGTTCCTGTTCCTGTTGCTGTTCCACCTCTAGCCCAAATTACATTTGTACTAGATGGTGATGATGATGGCGGAGTTGAATTAGCAGAAGGAGATCCCTCATCCGAATATAAAAGATAAGCCGATGCCCCTTCCCCTTGACTATTGGGCACATATTCATATGTAATAGGAATACCCCATCCATCATTCAAACTTTGTGCACTGATGACTGGTCCACCAATTCCCGAACTTGTTTGCGTTGATAATTCCGATAATGATGTGGGATACGCGCCATTAGTTACGTCATAAGCTTGTAGAGCTTCTTGAATGGTACTCATGGTTGCTTCAGTGGCACCGATCTTCGCATTTGTCATAGCGCCAGATACAGATGGTATCGCAATCGCGGCGATAATACCCAAAATTGCGACGACGACCAGTAATTCTATTAAGGTTAACCCTTCATCTTGCTTAAAGGATCGCACTGCGTTTAACTGCACCAAATAATCCTTCAGTCGTTTCCTTATCTTCTTAGACTGCATATCCTTAACCCCTATTCAATAATAAGCTAGATAGCTACACTACCCGCATTCTATCTTTTTCTTATTCTATTATGCGTCATCATAGTTGACCATGTAAATAGTCTTTTTCTACTACATGTAATTGTATTTCACTCTTTATAAGACTCTTATCTGCAGGCATGTACGCATGTGCGTTCAGTTAGCCTGTGTGAATCACCAATAATTTATGTAATGTATTTATTCAACGAATTTAAAATAGACCGTCATAAATACCATAGACCCCTCGAATTAATTGGGTGTGAACACACTACCACTGTTTGAGGGGGCCAATCCATTATGAAGGCACGAACAAAACTACTTGCAACACTATCATCCATATCATTACTAGGTTGCACGACTTTGATTAGTCTACCCACTAGTGCATTTGCAGCGACCAATTCAGTTGTCGTGCCGTCTGATTTGCTACCCATGCCAGCAAACGCCACACAGCTTGGCCAAGTAAACGGACAAAAAAAGATGTTTGTATCGATCGTCCTCAAACCTCAAGCAGGCTTAACTCAAGCGGTCCACCAAATGCTAAATACACCGATTCAAGATCGCACTAAGTTAACACCTGAAGAATTTGCAGCGAAATTTGGCAATCAGCAAATGAGTACAGTCACTGCCTATTTACAAGCATTTGGATTGCAGGTACAAGAACAGCCAGGTGGTCTTAGCCTCACTGTATCAGGCAATGCAAGTCAAATGGAAAAAGCATTTGGTGTCACTTTTGAGACTATCAAAGCAAATGTTCCAGGATATGGTGCAAAAACATTCTATCGAGCACAATCACAACCAAAATTACCTTCTGCTATTGCCTCTCAAATTGAAGTATTAGCTGGCATGACCAATGAACCCACCGTACATCCCCTTCTCACAAGGGCCACAGGTTCAAATGTTGGATCATCTGCGACACAGTATCCGGACGAAGGCGGTACACCCTTAGATTATCTACCAAACGACATACAATCTGCCTACAATGTAAACCAAGTTTATCAAGATGGATACTTAGGACAGGGCGAAACCATCGGCATCATGACACTTTCCACATTCAATCCTAATGACACAGAGACATTTTGGCAGAACACCAATCTACCCGCTATGCCTACACTTCATGTAACCGATGTCGATTGGGCCACATCCACAGGAAATACCATTGGTTCCGATGAGTCAACCTTAGATAGCTCAGAGTCTGGTGCTATGGCACCAGGTGCTACGATTGACGAATATGTTG
Coding sequences within it:
- a CDS encoding type IV pilus twitching motility protein PilT, which codes for MSRIIELLEAAVKNEASDLHVTVGSPPVFRITGDLRISKEMAFSAQDTEAMLRELLSSDQWTQLLLHGEIDFSYSLPGVSRFRMNAYRQRGCYSLAVRMVPTIIPAFDRLGLPSMVRTFADRQQGLVLVTGPTGSGKTTTLAALINYINQTQQRHIITLEDPIEYLHRHGHSVIDQREVGVDTMSFAKGLRAALRQDPDVLLVGEMRDLETIATAITAAETGHLVFATLHTSDAPQSIDRMIDVFPPQQQQQIRIQLASVLQGIVSQRLIPTADGSSRVAAVEILVNTPAIANLIRSEKIHQIKTMLQTGKMHGMQTMEMSLRDLVQSKHITETQVRQLASEWVGGLTVL
- a CDS encoding GspE/PulE family protein, whose amino-acid sequence is MILARKRLGDLLFESGLISKEQLAEALKQQKVTKERLGDVLIGCGFITEKQLIEVLEFQLGIPHVILAREKIDASSYTLIPESIAIKYLVLPLRKERNKLLVAMADPLDYYAIDDLRMSTGFQIEPAIAAKDELRSYIERLYGMKGSLAQAQLTTTIDVATDAELVDEDSPVVRLVNQLLSQATKMRVSDIHFDPMQDGLSIRFRIDGTLRQEQVLPKQMQQIVTSRIKVMANMNIAEHRLPQDGRFRIQLGSREVDIRVSVLPTLHGEKCVLRILDLSSGLQKIEDLGFSEQYLTAYRRMLSSANGLVLITGPTGSGKTSTLYAGLLERALPEVNVITIEDPIEYQLNGVNQVAVNTATGLSFARGLRAILRQDPDVVMVGEIRDSETAEISIRAALTGHLVLSTLHTNDAVSTVARFIDMGIEPFLVASSLTGIIAQRLVRRVCSECKEECLPTEFEQAVLTRCNIETGNFVCGKGCAACGRTGYYGRIAIYEVLEVDDMLRSLIVHGDEENMRIHVKERGFQTLLQDGLGKAASGLTTIAEVLRVALR
- a CDS encoding PilW family protein, yielding MKNVKIQRTLLYAFFIRVSRKQMVKSEKGMTLVELLLALSISVLVLSALFYVTSDVAIWFSTVTGQSSINQDESTLTTMMQQLSQDTKSVQIESSTSALFIMNKGLDNQNASWSYPPFIPLAFNQSNADTLCCEYDHGTYNFVLLSNITDGKQVTFDLYTSNFPVSFHYISPTEFELTIAQGSQLQSVSETFSVSHVSQSNKGQGQGQGQGQGQGQGQGQGQGQGQGQGQGQGQGQGQGQGQGQGNILRSQFRKFFILSNNLFTSIWSGLTSWF
- a CDS encoding prepilin-type N-terminal cleavage/methylation domain-containing protein, whose protein sequence is MHNVRDLSRIIREDRLYDMCSDVGLTLVEILVAISILSILAIGFLGFAIQSLQSVSYNAQRVQALALARKVGIELRDGKVGVLSQSLSDRTISIRGITYTWNIKSGSPIWDDPLLAPYRICVSWKLDYQVSLDEYIQK
- a CDS encoding PilN domain-containing protein, coding for MRINLLPPSPPAVRRRVFVFWGVLACLLLWALESGLSYDQTISTTAVTVKEYEATQSMIHPLEQHVATEQKKQSFDALIQLVTKLDDSLPIPEEAIEELQGKLPKSGILGAITYSNDTLSTTVYLNSYQQAATLLTALYDDPAFVQVQVSSVTDTISSQLTSHAQGHTINMGNLNSQSIQTAIQHALVAGTSGKNANISSPLSEYQSQNNETNFGAASNSVLNHPGQASLTISSMQNSQIGSDTQVTIRSNPIPPIQIALSMQVDEQQLKMMVAKG
- the pilM gene encoding type IV pilus biogenesis protein PilM; this translates as MSFLHMKSWQSGALGLDFDGNVLVLSELKSRSSGAFQDYHAKRVVCRYLQQGGFWLDDGQAEMLRKSLLQIVKDNKWRGRKVVLSAPSDHLLLRHLSLPSMPKQSLKMAIHTELKYSMQLPFDDPVYDYALSAHDHVMIRNDGEQDVIVMALPKDEVMHISDIVRSCGLRPIRMEPVLLAAQRMLSMDAVRTGIYAIFMLRTYGVELGVFDENDLVFLRQVRMLPSDYGLQLDTPWEEQQLLGYASDLSHEVERSFNFVHYNVLATDFRIENLYVFGNTVYKEEIILALQSRLEQTVHTVTPPLVIGDTCIVDGMRQEDNELDMVLHRGATAIGLALSEAL
- a CDS encoding prepilin peptidase, producing the protein MGLYGLIFGSFFGVVGTRVPRGESIVTPPSHCLTCGHKLTPFELIPVLSWFLQKGRCRRCGTHVSIFYPIVEVMTGILFCITWMQMGLVPEFFISIFASSVFIVLSIIDYESYRLPNIIVMPSTLALLLARFFIHPLGFFSYISGALIGFLLIYAIIIFSKGGMGFGDAKLFLFVGFYVGFSQTIFTLVLASLLGALMGVLFMIMGRLQKRAVIPFGPFIGLSAIVVHLYGTPFITWYMKLIILH
- a CDS encoding type II secretion system protein GspG, whose amino-acid sequence is MQSKKIRKRLKDYLVQLNAVRSFKQDEGLTLIELLVVVAILGIIAAIAIPSVSGAMTNAKIGATEATMSTIQEALQAYDVTNGAYPTSLSELSTQTSSGIGGPVISAQSLNDGWGIPITYEYVPNSQGEGASAYLLYSDEGSPSANSTPPSSSPSSTNVIWARGGTATGTGTGTVSIGQTPTTSNYYLPTNISPINWQGSAQ